From Demequina lutea, a single genomic window includes:
- a CDS encoding LacI family DNA-binding transcriptional regulator, translated as MSVTARDVARVAGVSISTVSRALAKPDDVAPATRARVLETARGMGYLPNPAARGLITGQTSTIGLIVPDLENPFFAAVTKGVQSRARAAGYHVVVADSDEDPSQEEDLARTMAKRVDGIVLCSPRAPDSVIAQVALECKLILVNRSCGDIPAVAIDNLTGIRQAMGHLVALGHRKIAYVGGPATSWSNTARLASLQVVAAEDPDLELVDLGSFQPYVSGGIAAADLVIVSGATAVVAYNDLVAFGLLDRLRHRGVSVPDDISVVGIDNIRMSELTFPSLTSVGIPLVNCGRAGVDLLLDFVRDPSTPPKHHHDLSFRLVVRESTGPVRTSAALQATA; from the coding sequence GTGTCCGTAACCGCCCGAGATGTAGCCCGAGTTGCGGGTGTCTCCATCTCCACGGTGTCGCGTGCGCTCGCCAAGCCAGATGACGTCGCACCGGCAACCCGAGCAAGAGTGCTGGAAACCGCACGCGGGATGGGTTACCTCCCGAACCCGGCCGCCCGTGGCCTGATCACTGGCCAGACGAGCACGATAGGCCTGATCGTCCCCGACCTTGAGAACCCGTTCTTCGCAGCGGTGACCAAGGGCGTGCAAAGCCGAGCCCGCGCCGCTGGCTACCACGTCGTCGTCGCGGATTCCGATGAAGACCCCAGCCAGGAGGAAGACCTCGCCCGCACCATGGCCAAGCGGGTGGACGGCATCGTCCTGTGTTCGCCACGTGCGCCGGACTCGGTGATCGCCCAGGTGGCGCTCGAGTGCAAGCTCATATTGGTGAACCGGTCTTGCGGAGACATCCCAGCGGTCGCCATCGACAACCTCACGGGAATCCGCCAGGCGATGGGGCATTTGGTTGCTCTCGGACACCGCAAGATTGCGTACGTCGGCGGACCCGCGACCTCGTGGTCGAACACTGCCCGGCTCGCCAGCCTGCAGGTCGTTGCCGCGGAGGATCCAGACCTGGAGCTGGTGGATCTCGGATCCTTCCAGCCGTACGTCTCAGGCGGCATCGCAGCGGCTGACCTCGTGATTGTCAGCGGAGCTACCGCCGTGGTCGCGTACAACGACCTTGTCGCATTCGGCCTCCTGGATCGGTTGCGTCATCGCGGTGTCAGCGTCCCGGATGACATCAGCGTGGTCGGCATCGACAACATTCGGATGTCCGAGTTGACCTTCCCCTCCCTGACGAGTGTCGGGATTCCCTTGGTGAATTGTGGTCGCGCGGGTGTCGACCTGCTTCTCGATTTCGTACGGGATCCGTCCACGCCGCCGAAACACCATCACGATCTGTCGTTCCGGCTGGTCGTGCGCGAATCAACCGGGCCCGTTCGAACCAGCGCCGCCCTGCAAGCCACCGCTTGA